The DNA window CTACGAATCGGTCAATTTCCAATGTCGTCACGCCCGGTTGGATCCGTTTGCGGATTTCTTTGTGGCAGGAAGCCAGCAATTTCCCGGCTTCGTGCATCTTTTCTATTTCACGTCTCGATTTCAAAGTCAACAACGTCATCGCTCCCAACACTCTTGAAATTACGGTTCTTGCAACCAACCACTAGTCTTAGTTTCCATCATTTATTCTTATGAATCAAGGGCAAGTTTTGCTAGGACGCGACCGTCGCTTCTTTCGTGCGTGTCCGCTTCGTTTGGATCCCGAGAAAAACGCCGGCCGGAATCGTGAGCAATGTCATGATCCCAATCATTAAATAAGCTTCGTTCACCGCGGTCATCGCCGCTTTGTGCATCGATTCTCCCGCTGCCATTAAATGCGTTTCGCGCAGTTGGAAGTACACCGAGATGAAAACGACTCCGAGCGCTGAAGCGATCCGGCGCACAACGTTGTTCATCGCCGACCCTTGCGCGACCATTTTGTCGGGAATTGCGTTCATCCCCGCCGTATTTGCCGGCATGTTGGAAAATCCCATGCCGATGCCCCGCAAGACCATCAAGACGACGATCACCCAAAGCGGCGTGCGCAATCCGACGAAATAAAACAGCAGCATCATCAACGTCGATACCGACAGCCCGATCGGTACGACCGCCCCGGCACCTTTTTTATCCAAAATCCGCCCGCCGATGTTCATGAAAATCCCGGTGAATACCGCCGAAGGCAGCAACACGAGACCGGTTACGACCGCACTATAGCCATACACGCTTTGAATCAAGAACGGCAGCAAAAAGATGCTCGCGAACAATCCGACCGTGCCGACACTGGAAATGATGACCGCCAACGAAAACGCAGGCGTCCGAAACAAATCCAGATTCAACAACGGTTCGGCGACTTTTTGTTCGACGATGCCAAACACGATCAAGCTGGCAATCCCTGCTAACGCCAGCAGCAAGTTGACCGGATTCGTCAATTGTTCCAGCGACTGCATTTTCGACAACGCAACCAGCAAAAGACCGATACCGATCGTAATCAATGCAAAGCCGGCAAAATCGAATTTTTTGTCAGGGTTTTTTGCTGGTTTCTTCAAATAGACCGCACATAAAATTAACCCGAGGATGCCGGTGGGGACGTTGGCCAAAAACAAAAAAGGCCAGCTCGCATGTTCAATGATGAACCCGCCGAGCGTCGGCCCGATCGTCGGCGCCACCATGGCAGCGATGCCGTATGCCCCCATCGCCTTGCCGCGTTCATGACTCGGAAACACTTCGAAGATCAATGCCATCGC is part of the Bacillales bacterium genome and encodes:
- a CDS encoding MDR family MFS transporter — translated: MRRIFAEKWLVVISVLLGAFTLILNNSMMNPALPYFQDVFDANPIEVSWILTIFMVTMGMAMPLTGYLSEKIGKKNLFMIGLALFVCGSLGGSLAWSLSSIIFFRAVQGIAGGVMIPLAMALIFEVFPSHERGKAMGAYGIAAMVAPTIGPTLGGFIIEHASWPFLFLANVPTGILGLILCAVYLKKPAKNPDKKFDFAGFALITIGIGLLLVALSKMQSLEQLTNPVNLLLALAGIASLIVFGIVEQKVAEPLLNLDLFRTPAFSLAVIISSVGTVGLFASIFLLPFLIQSVYGYSAVVTGLVLLPSAVFTGIFMNIGGRILDKKGAGAVVPIGLSVSTLMMLLFYFVGLRTPLWVIVVLMVLRGIGMGFSNMPANTAGMNAIPDKMVAQGSAMNNVVRRIASALGVVFISVYFQLRETHLMAAGESMHKAAMTAVNEAYLMIGIMTLLTIPAGVFLGIQTKRTRTKEATVAS